Part of the Rhizobium sp. WYJ-E13 genome is shown below.
TTGCGGGTAACGAAGCAGGATCGGCTGGTGGCTCTCGAAAGCGCGGATGAAATCGGGGATCAGCCGATCCCTGGACCAGTCGCCGCCGCCGATAACGTTGCCGGCGCGCACGGTCGCAACGCTGATGTTGCGCCCCTTGAAGAAGCTGTCGCGATAGCTCTGAACGACGAGTTCGGTGCAGGCCTTGGAATTGGAATAGGGGTCCTTGCCGCCGAGCGTATCGCTTTCGATAAAGGGAACACCGCTGCCGTTGTTGGCATAGACCTTGTCGGAGGTGACGACGAGAACCGTTCGAACCGAAGGTGCCTCGCGCACCGCATCGAGGACGTTAGCGGTTCCCATCACATTGGTTGCGAAGGTCTCGGTCGGATTTTCATAGGAGCGTCGCACCAGCGCTTGCGCTGCCATGTGGATGACGATTTCGGGCTCGAAATCGGTGAGGCGCTGCTTGAACGCGGCTGCATCCCTGATGTCGGCGATGTGGTGACCCTGCCCGTTCCAGGGGGAAAGCCGCGCATAAAGAGAGGGACTGGTCTCGGGTTCGAGCGAGACCGCCGCCACCTCCGCGCCGAGCTTTTCCAGCCACAGCGAAAGCCAGGATCCCTTGAACCCCGTATGTCCCGTCAGGAACACACGTCTGCCATTCCAGAAGTCCGTCAGGCCCATATCTTCCACGGCGCCTTTCCGGAGCTCCAGAGCTCTTCGAGCTGGTTGCGCTCGCGTAGCGTATCCATCGGCTGCCAGAAGCCGTCGTGGCGGAAGGCGGCCAGTTGCTTGTTGGATGTCAGCCACTG
Proteins encoded:
- the rfbG gene encoding CDP-glucose 4,6-dehydratase, whose amino-acid sequence is MGLTDFWNGRRVFLTGHTGFKGSWLSLWLEKLGAEVAAVSLEPETSPSLYARLSPWNGQGHHIADIRDAAAFKQRLTDFEPEIVIHMAAQALVRRSYENPTETFATNVMGTANVLDAVREAPSVRTVLVVTSDKVYANNGSGVPFIESDTLGGKDPYSNSKACTELVVQSYRDSFFKGRNISVATVRAGNVIGGGDWSRDRLIPDFIRAFESHQPILLRYPQAIRPWQHVLEPLGGYLAFAEALTLSDEKELPEALNFGPDPQSFATVCELADALGLAHGVNDVWKQAPGTHLPEAPALTLSSALALSAIGWRPRLSLQQTIDWTAAWYKANREGADMRAFSLSQIAAYEEAIS